The Euphorbia lathyris chromosome 2, ddEupLath1.1, whole genome shotgun sequence genome includes a window with the following:
- the LOC136216990 gene encoding uncharacterized protein: MGSPLGTVEMDVEMGFIRTNLFKSAMRGEWDKVVETYHDNPRAYAAKITKAGDTALHLAVRDGQDQVVEKLVNIMSAHPFEAKQALKMANDEGNTALHIAAAVGNVRMCYFIAKFDPSLVGARNHENETPFFFTALYGKTDAFLCLHTLVGLTAARSYYRRGTDGDTILHVAIIGEYFELAFQIIYLYEELVNSFNQRGESPLHLLATKPNAFRSGTHVAGYHRLIYYCIFLDELKAVEMYESNEAPYVVLASSINNKKPFFPQNYQTCTSFFELPNKAYALAKRWAQNWGELPADTENQKIRTRSRHLLIPPNYDTCFDIFKFVSKAMLVILGLGSLEIKKLRDKKEKHTWCVQIMEEVLQRAVMYEYEHTGKSPQLTIPNDEVPYTFGIGGEIQHNMDIWDQTQHNNIDNKLNQQPENSTEFLDTGDHNKMAKKETLVLYPEKKGVSQVVEKILEYYPLLREKNLDRDNIVLMATEKPETVKTAMKESPILLAAKNGITEIVEKILEKFPVAIHDINSEKKNIVLLAVENRQPHVYQLLLERKVMKDSIFRRTDKEGNSALHLAARLGNYKPWRIPGAALQMQWEIKWYEFVKNSMPHNFFSRYNHHSQTAKDIFTETHKELLQSGGEWLTHTSESCSVVAALIATVAFATSSTVPGGVDEKKGTPTLEKQPAFNAFAIASLVALCFSVTAVVMFLAILTSRYQEKDFGKILPRRLLVGLTSLFISIAAILVSFCAGHFFVLKDELKFAAFPVYAVTCLPVTFFAIAQFPLYFDLVWATIKKIPQRGYMVVY, from the exons ATGGGGTCTCCATTAGGTACAGTTGAAATGGATGTAGAAATGGGCTTTATAAGGACCAATTTATTTAAATCCGCAATGAGAGGTGAATGGGACAAAGTGGTGGAGACTTACCATGATAACCCTCGAGCTTACGCAGCTAAAATAACAAAAGCAGGTGACACAGCTCTCCACCTGGCAGTCCGCGATGGCCAAGATCAAGTTGTTGAGAAGCTGGTAAATATAATGTCTGCGCACCCATTTGAAGCCAAACAAGCCCTTAAAATGGCCAATGATGAAGGGAATACAGCTCTTCATATTGCAGCTGCTGTTGGGAACGTCAGAATGTGTTATTTCATTGCTAAATTTGATCCGTCTTTGGTGGGTGCCAGGAATCACGAGAACGAGACTCCTTTCTTTTTTACTGCATTGTATGGTAAGACAGATGCCTTCCTTTGTTTACACACTCTTGTTGGACTTACTGCTGCTCGTTCTTATTATCGGAGAGGTACCGACGGTGATACTATTCTTCACGTCGCCATCATCGGAGAATATTTCG AATTAGcatttcaaataatatatttgtaTGAAGAACTAGTAAACAGTTTCAACCAGAGAGGAGAAAGTCCTCTCCATCTCTTAGCAACTAAACCCAATGCATTTAGAAGTGGCACCCACGTCGCCGGCTACCACAGGCTCATATATTACT GTATATTTCTTGATGAGCTTAAGGCGGTTGAAATGTACGAGTCCAATGAAGCGCCGTATGTAGTACTGGCATCATCCATCAATAATAAGAAACCATTTTTTCCACAGAATTACCAGACATGCACCAGTTTTTTTGAGTTGCCCAACAAGGCATATGCTTTGG CCAAGCGTTGGGCTCAAAATTGGGGAGAATTGCCAGCGGATACAGAAAACCAAAAAATAC GAACTCGGTCAAGACATCTATTGATTCCTCCAAATTATGATACATGCTTTGACATCTTCAAGTTTGTATCCAAGGCTATGTTAGTCATACTCGGATTAG GGTCATTGGAGATAAAAAAGTTGCGAGACAAGAAAGAAAAACACACATGGTGTGTGCAGATTATGGAGGAAGTTCTTCAACGTGCTGTAATGTACGAGTATGAGCATACCGGCAAAAGTCCCCAACTTACAATTCCTAACGATGAAGTTCCCTACACGTTTGGAATTGGAGGTGAGATTCAACACAACATGGATATATGGGATCAAACACAACACAACAACATAGACAACAAACTTAACCAACAACCCGAAAATAGTACTGAATTCCTCGACACAG ggGATCATAATAAGATGGCGAAGAAGGAGACTCTTGTATTATATCCAGAAAAGAAAGGTGTGAGTCAAGTTGTAGAAAAGATCTTAGAATATTACCCTTTAttaagagaaaagaatttgGATAGAGATAATATAGTACTAATGGCGACAGAAAAGCCAGAGACGGTTAAAACAGCAATGAAAGAGTCGCCAATTTTACTAGCAGCAAAGAATGGAATAACTGAAATAGTAGAGAAAATATTAGAAAAATTCCCAGTTGCAATTCATGACATAAACTCAGAGAAAAAGAATATTGTGTTACTGGCAGTGGAAAATAGACAACCTCATGTCTATCAACTTTTGCTAGAGAGAAAAGTAATGAAAGATAGCATTTTTCGTAGAACAGACAAAGAAGGCAATAGCGCACTCCACCTTGCTGCCAGGCTTGGCAATTATAAGCCTTGGCGCATTCCTGGCGCTGCTTTACAAATGCAATGGGAGATCAAGTGGTATGAG TTTGTCAAAAACTCTATGCCTCACAATTTCTTTTCTCGTTACAACCACCATAGCCAGACAGCTAAAGACATATTCACTGAAACACATAAGGAATTACTTCAAAGTGGCGGTGAATGGCTAACACATACCTCTGAATCATGCTCTGTTGTGGCTGCACTAATTGCCACAGTGGCCTTTGCCACATCATCCACCGTTCCAGGTGGGGTTGATGAGAAAAAAGGTACACCAACCTTGGAAAAGCAGCCTGCATTTAATGCATTTGCTATTGCATCTCTAGTGGCATTATGCTTCTCAGTAACTGCAGTTGTGATGTTTCTTGCGATTTTGACTTCACGGTACCAAGAAAAggattttggtaaaattttaccGAGGAGGCTTTTGGTAGGTTTaacatcattgttcatttcaatCGCCGCCATATTGGTGTCATTTTGTGCTGGACATTTTTTTGTCCTAAAAGATGAACTTAAGTTTGCAGCTTTTCCAGTTTATGCAGTGACTTGCTTGCCAGTCACCTTTTTTGCTATAGCACAATTTCCATTGTATTTCGATCTTGTATGGGCTACCATTAAGAAGATACCACAACGTGGTTATATGGTGGTTTattaa
- the LOC136218237 gene encoding chlorophyllase-1, chloroplastic-like, translating into MSPVVMIKVLMVIAAYFVGNSEAVGVFQKGQLSSHQIQVDESSPKPLLIVTPTPTPTPTPTPLNGRYPYPYPVLLFLHGTCLHNSFYTNLFQHISSHGYIIVAPQLYSCSNGLIPTLPISGPSELEYAAQILNWLASGLQAVLPQNVIADLDKVSVGGHSRGGKIAFALALGYAETPLRLKISALAGLGPVEGSSKSSPVLPKVLTYEPNSLNLTIPVVVIGSGLGNQPVCWLVCPSCAPDGVNHQEFFDELKAPAAAHFVASDYGHMDVLNDNISDVVGKLTVSLCKSSEDPKELMRKTAGGIIVAFLDAYFEGEDGEYMTIVEHPSVAPVQLRPVQFKPSYANLAQV; encoded by the coding sequence ATGAGTCCAGTGGTAATGATAAAAGTATTAATGGTAATTGCTGCATATTTTGTAGGAAATTCAGAAGCAGTTGGTGTATTTCAAAAAGGACAACTATCCTCTCATCAAATTCAAGTAGATGAATCATCTCCTAAACCTTTGTTAATTGTTACACCCACACCCACACCCACACCCACGCCTACTCCTCTAAATGGGAGATACCCATACCCATACCCAGTTCTGTTATTTCTCCATGGCACCTGCCTTCACAACTctttctacactaatctcttccAACATATATCCTCTCATGGATATATAATTGTCGCTCCTCAGCTATATTCCTGCTCAAATGGTCTAATACCTACGCTGCCTATAAGCGGACCATCAGAGCTTGAGTACGCTGCACAGATACTAAACTGGTTAGCCTCAGGCCTGCAGGCAGTGCTGCCTCAAAATGTTATAGCAGATCTTGATAAGGTTTCTGTTGGAGGCCACAGTAGAGGCGGAAAGATTGCATTTGCACTTGCTCTTGGATACGCTGAAACTCCTCTACGCCTTAAAATATCTGCACTAGCAGGACTAGGCCCTGTCGAGGGATCAAGTAAAAGCAGCCCAGTTCTGCCTAAGGTTCTCACTTATGAACCTAATTCTCTTAACTTGACAATTCCTGTAGTTGTAATTGGATCTGGGTTGGGTAATCAACCCGTATGCTGGTTAGTTTGCCCTTCCTGTGCACCTGATGGGGTGAACCATCAGGAGTTTTTCGACGAGTTAAAAGCTCCTGCTGCTGCCCATTTTGTTGCGAGTGATTATGGTCATATGGATGTGTTGAATGATAATATTAGTGATGTAGTTGGGAAATTGACAGTTTCATTGTGCAAGAGTAGTGAAGATCCTAAGGAGCTCATGAGGAAAACTGCGGGAGGGATTATTGTGGCCTTTTTAGATGCTTATTTTGAAGGTGAAGATGGGGAGTATATGACTATTGTGGAACATCCTTCTGTTGCTCCTGTTCAGCTTCGTCCGGTGCAGTTCAAACCGTCCTACGCGAACCTTGCccaagtttaa
- the LOC136218238 gene encoding protein FAR1-RELATED SEQUENCE 5-like: MKLLTGKTDGNWDPGDRGQHCHQLAVYRQGYRQMSGLSPASKKLVREMSSAQAKPCAIFAAIKEKHPEDCPTQRHIYNYREKIRTESFEGRDVIGQFYRLAIDKDYIHWTQAVPGSNVVTHLFMAHPTSITLFRSYYLFVGMDSTYKTNKYKMSFFEIIGMTPSNKNFLIAYAIMKDETEGSYMWVLQKLKLLLQPDVHPTAIATDRELGLMRPVREVFPHSHHLLCTWHINKDVEDRVGKLSGMKKFGEIFKNFKWKRITEAPTEAEYEAAVVAMKNTTGNWPGVIQYVETTWLVHKEKFC, encoded by the coding sequence atgaagctgttaactggcaaaacagacggcaattgggatcctggagatagaggacagcactgtcatcagttggctgtatatcgtcagggctacagacagatgagcggactaagcccggcttccaaaaaacttgttcgtgaaatgagttcagctcaagctaagccttgtgctatttttgctgcaatcaaagaaaaacatccggaggattgcccgacacaaagacatatctataactacagggagaaaatcaggactgagagctttgagggtcgggatgtaatcggtcagttttatcggcttgctatagataaggactatatacattggacgcaagcggtgccgggcagcaatgtcgtgactcacttatttatggcacatccaacatcgatcacattgttccgatcttattacttgtttgttggtatggattcaacatataaaacaaacaagtataagatgtcattctttgaaatcattggaatgacgccttcaaacaaaaacttcttgatcgcctatgcaatcatgaaggatgaaaccgAGGGTAGTTAcatgtgggtgttacaaaaattgaagcttttgctccaacctgatgtgcatccgacagccattgctacagaccgggagttaggactgatgcggccggttcgtgaggtatttcctcattctcatcatttattgtgcacatggcatattaataaagatgtagAGGATAGAGTTGGCaagttgagtggaatgaagaagtttggtgaaatttttaagaatttcaAATGGAAACGTATAACTGAAGCCCCGACAGAAGCTGAATATGAGGCGGCAGTGGTAgccatgaagaatactactgGCAACTGGCCTGGTGTGATTCAGTACGTGGAGACCAcgtggctagtgcataaagagaagttttgttga